In a genomic window of uncultured Flavobacterium sp.:
- a CDS encoding glycosyltransferase, translating into MTHDFLYYLIRVYDIFVACFSIGYISFYIVLSILSYWAIIKHLKYQKYLEEEVLIRSNHILGVSIVAPAFNEGVNIVYNVKSLLSLTYPKFEIIIVNDGSSDNTLEKLITEFDLVKIDFYYQEKIVTQPVRGHYKSTNPVYSRLLIVDKINGKSKADASNAGINSSQYPLFLCTDVDCILKSNTILKLAKPFMENETRVIATGAGIRISNSCDIKEGFLYKVHYPKEWYPRFQELEYVRSFLFGRMAWSQINGLLLVSGGLGMFDKDIVIKAGGYWHQSLGEDMELITRMRKYMHDAKEDFLIKYIPESLCWTEVPSTREIFLRQRIRWARGLVQTLYLHRKMFLNPKYGRTGFLILPFFFSFEFLVPIVEFTGIITLIASFVFGIINFQFLFLISFLVYLFYLSITIISILIDEVLYKSYASYKELITLIGMAIIEPFVYHPITIYASLTGYWHFFRKKEQKWGVMVRKGFESPAKK; encoded by the coding sequence ATGACACATGATTTTCTATACTATCTTATTCGTGTTTATGATATTTTTGTCGCCTGTTTTTCCATTGGTTATATTTCGTTTTATATAGTTCTCTCCATTTTGTCGTATTGGGCGATTATAAAACATTTAAAATATCAAAAATATCTCGAAGAAGAAGTTCTAATTCGATCCAATCATATTTTAGGCGTTTCTATTGTGGCTCCGGCGTTTAATGAAGGCGTTAACATCGTATATAATGTCAAATCGCTTCTCTCGCTAACATATCCCAAATTTGAAATCATAATCGTAAATGACGGAAGTTCTGATAATACTCTCGAAAAATTAATAACCGAATTTGATCTCGTTAAAATTGATTTTTATTACCAAGAAAAAATCGTAACGCAACCTGTTCGCGGACATTATAAATCGACAAATCCTGTTTATTCAAGATTATTAATTGTAGATAAAATAAACGGAAAAAGTAAAGCCGACGCTTCAAATGCAGGAATAAATTCTTCGCAATATCCTTTATTTTTATGCACCGATGTTGATTGTATCTTAAAAAGCAATACAATTTTAAAGCTTGCAAAACCGTTCATGGAAAATGAAACTCGCGTTATTGCAACCGGAGCAGGAATTAGAATTTCAAATTCTTGCGACATTAAAGAAGGTTTTTTGTATAAAGTACATTATCCTAAAGAATGGTATCCGCGTTTTCAGGAGCTTGAATATGTCCGATCTTTTTTGTTTGGACGAATGGCGTGGAGCCAAATAAACGGATTATTACTAGTTTCAGGCGGATTAGGAATGTTTGACAAAGATATTGTTATAAAAGCCGGCGGATATTGGCATCAATCTTTAGGCGAAGACATGGAACTCATAACGCGCATGAGAAAATACATGCATGACGCAAAAGAAGATTTTTTAATAAAATACATTCCGGAATCGCTTTGTTGGACAGAAGTTCCAAGCACGAGAGAAATATTTTTAAGGCAACGCATTCGTTGGGCACGAGGATTGGTTCAAACCTTGTATTTACATCGGAAAATGTTTTTAAATCCAAAATATGGGCGAACAGGATTCTTGATTTTACCATTCTTTTTCAGCTTTGAATTTCTGGTGCCAATTGTCGAATTTACGGGAATAATTACGTTAATCGCAAGTTTTGTCTTTGGTATAATAAACTTTCAATTTCTGTTTCTTATCAGTTTCTTAGTCTATCTTTTTTATCTGTCAATAACCATAATATCGATCTTAATTGACGAAGTACTTTATAAGAGTTATGCGAGTTACAAAGAACTTATTACGCTTATTGGAATGGCGATTATTGAGCCTTTTGTTTATCATCCTATTACGATTTATGCTTCGTTAACTGGATATTGGCATTTTTTTAGAAAAAAAGAACAAAAATGGGGCGTTATGGTTCGCAAAGGTTTTGAATCACCCGCTAAAAAATAA